From a region of the Janthinobacterium sp. 61 genome:
- a CDS encoding D-hexose-6-phosphate mutarotase produces the protein MSKSTFGQLPAVTIRAADGAQATVTLYGGHLVSWQTSDGQERLFCSRASSLDGSRAIRGGVPVIFPQFGARGTGMRHGFARVATWQLASSGENDGAAHAEFILQHTDLPDAIGATWPCAFTLRLRVEVQGQSLELNLSVHNTGEQAFPFSAALHSYFAIDQLSEARVGGLQRVRYSDETPQDALQAEEWLQFADKLDRIYYQLPGALTLQSGSHTLRLEQQGFTDAVVWNPGAQDAAALPDLADDEYPRFICIEPALIQPDTLAAGAEWTGRQRLAFI, from the coding sequence ATGAGCAAGAGTACTTTTGGCCAGTTGCCGGCCGTGACCATCCGCGCCGCCGATGGCGCGCAGGCCACCGTCACCCTGTATGGCGGCCACCTGGTCTCGTGGCAGACCAGCGATGGCCAGGAGCGCCTGTTCTGCAGCCGCGCATCCAGCCTTGATGGCAGCCGCGCCATCCGTGGCGGCGTACCCGTGATCTTTCCCCAGTTCGGCGCGCGCGGCACGGGCATGCGCCACGGCTTTGCCCGCGTGGCGACCTGGCAGCTCGCGTCCAGCGGCGAAAACGATGGCGCCGCCCATGCGGAATTTATCTTGCAACACACGGACCTGCCGGACGCAATCGGCGCCACCTGGCCCTGCGCCTTCACCCTGCGCCTGCGCGTGGAGGTACAAGGCCAATCGCTGGAACTGAATCTGTCCGTGCACAACACGGGCGAGCAGGCGTTCCCGTTCTCGGCCGCCCTGCACAGCTATTTTGCGATTGATCAATTGAGCGAGGCGCGCGTTGGCGGCTTGCAGCGCGTGCGCTATTCGGACGAGACGCCGCAAGATGCCTTGCAGGCGGAAGAGTGGCTGCAATTCGCCGACAAGCTGGACCGCATCTACTACCAGCTGCCGGGCGCCTTGACCCTGCAGTCTGGCAGCCACACGCTGCGCCTGGAGCAGCAGGGCTTCACGGATGCCGTCGTGTGGAACCCCGGCGCGCAAGACGCAGCCGCCCTGCCCGACCTGGCCGACGACGAATACCCGCGCTTCATCTGCATCGAGCCGGCACTGATCCAGCCCGATACGCTGGCTGCCGGCGCCGAGTGGACCGGCCGCCAGCGCCTCGCATTTATTTAA
- a CDS encoding carbonic anhydrase yields MASAKDAPASATAAASAPMSASARAAAMKTLTESVKGKEAKSPVVVAPTVREKEEAAEVDLSERIAARLAEMRATQAARAAARARRAAVVKAAPPPPPPVPRGTHWSYEGDSGPANWSKINVDWAKCGNGSRQSPIDIRDGMKVELERISFDYHPSSFNVVDNGHTVQVGVSGGNYITVQNRMFELQQFHFHRPSEERINGKAFEMVVHLVHRDAEGRQAVLALLLERGAAQATIQTVWNNLPLEKFETMQPTILLDPAEMLPTRRDYYTYMGSMTEPPCSEGVLWLVMKQPVQASPAQMALFSRLYPLNARPIQAGNGRIIKESN; encoded by the coding sequence ATGGCAAGCGCCAAAGATGCCCCCGCGTCGGCGACCGCCGCCGCATCCGCGCCCATGTCGGCGTCGGCGCGCGCGGCTGCCATGAAAACCCTGACCGAATCGGTGAAGGGCAAGGAGGCCAAATCGCCTGTCGTCGTCGCGCCCACAGTGCGCGAGAAGGAGGAAGCGGCCGAAGTCGACCTGTCCGAGCGCATCGCGGCGCGCCTGGCGGAAATGCGCGCCACCCAGGCGGCCCGCGCCGCCGCCCGCGCCAGGCGCGCCGCCGTGGTGAAGGCCGCGCCGCCACCACCGCCACCCGTGCCGCGCGGCACGCACTGGTCGTACGAGGGCGACAGCGGCCCGGCCAACTGGAGCAAGATCAATGTCGACTGGGCCAAGTGTGGCAATGGCAGCCGCCAGTCGCCGATCGATATCCGCGATGGCATGAAAGTGGAACTCGAACGTATCAGCTTTGACTACCACCCGTCGTCGTTCAATGTGGTCGACAATGGCCACACGGTGCAGGTGGGCGTGAGCGGCGGCAATTACATCACGGTGCAGAACCGCATGTTCGAGCTGCAGCAGTTCCATTTCCATCGCCCTTCCGAAGAGCGCATCAATGGCAAGGCGTTTGAAATGGTGGTGCACCTGGTGCACCGCGACGCCGAAGGCCGGCAAGCTGTGCTGGCCCTGCTGCTGGAACGCGGCGCTGCGCAAGCGACCATCCAGACGGTGTGGAACAACCTGCCGCTGGAAAAATTCGAGACCATGCAGCCGACCATCCTGCTCGACCCGGCCGAGATGCTGCCGACGCGGCGCGATTACTACACCTACATGGGATCGATGACGGAGCCGCCTTGCAGCGAAGGCGTGCTGTGGCTGGTGATGAAGCAGCCGGTACAGGCCTCGCCGGCGCAGATGGCGCTGTTCAGCCGCTTGTATCCCTTGAATGCGCGGCCCATCCAAGCGGGCAATGGCCGCATCATCAAGGAATCGAATTAA
- a CDS encoding VTT domain-containing protein, which produces MDFVQFLDMIVHVDKTLGLLIEQYGTLVYAVLFAIIFCETGLVVLFFFPGDTLLFIAGAFCATGQMHLGLLIALLVTAAVTGNTLNYWIGEAIGQRVFTHDYRWINKDAMRRTHEFFEKHGGKTIILARFVPVVRTFAPFVAGISDMTHARFQMYNVTGALLWVVGLVTAGYFFGNIPWIRDHLTLIVLIGVGAAVVPVVLGGMWKLYKRMVGKSA; this is translated from the coding sequence ATGGATTTTGTGCAATTCCTCGACATGATCGTACATGTCGACAAGACGCTGGGTCTCTTGATCGAGCAGTACGGTACCCTCGTGTATGCAGTGCTGTTTGCCATTATTTTTTGTGAGACAGGCCTCGTGGTGCTGTTCTTCTTCCCTGGGGATACCTTATTGTTTATCGCCGGCGCGTTTTGCGCGACGGGACAGATGCACCTGGGCTTGCTGATTGCCTTGCTGGTGACGGCCGCCGTCACGGGGAACACGCTCAATTACTGGATAGGCGAGGCCATCGGGCAAAGGGTGTTTACCCACGATTACCGCTGGATCAACAAGGATGCCATGCGCCGCACGCATGAATTCTTTGAAAAGCATGGCGGCAAGACCATCATCCTGGCCCGTTTCGTGCCGGTGGTACGCACCTTCGCCCCTTTCGTCGCCGGCATTTCCGACATGACGCATGCGCGCTTCCAGATGTACAACGTGACGGGCGCCCTGTTGTGGGTGGTCGGCCTGGTGACGGCGGGTTACTTCTTCGGCAATATCCCGTGGATACGCGACCACCTGACCTTGATCGTGCTGATCGGTGTTGGCGCCGCCGTCGTGCCAGTGGTACTGGGCGGCATGTGGAAGCTCTACAAGCGCATGGTCGGCAAGTCGGCCTAA
- a CDS encoding peptidylprolyl isomerase, which yields MYLHPLSSLTMATVLGLVQLSAHAAPVQIKAPAELPAKATLADVIKASKPSDWRPLDPDNTLYMDIPAGRVVIELAPDFAPKHVANIKGLVAEQYYDGLAITRAQDNWVAQWGDPNEKNPKPILHAQRTLPGEFTVPLKNVKSFTRLPDLDGYAPQVGHSNGFPSARDPKTGTAWLAHCYATVGVGRDSASDSGGGTELYAVIGQSPRHLDRDITVVGRVVSGMPLLSTLPRGAGPMGFYDSPEKNVPIKTIRLAASVPPEQRANLEVMRTDSAAYQAVLEAQRHRGGPWSKVTAGHVDLCNAPIPVREVAK from the coding sequence ATGTATCTGCATCCACTGAGCAGCCTGACCATGGCCACCGTGCTGGGCCTTGTCCAACTGTCCGCCCACGCGGCACCTGTCCAGATCAAGGCGCCCGCCGAGCTGCCCGCCAAGGCGACGCTCGCCGACGTGATCAAGGCCTCCAAACCGTCCGACTGGCGTCCGCTGGACCCTGACAACACCCTGTACATGGACATTCCCGCCGGTCGCGTGGTGATCGAGCTGGCGCCCGACTTCGCGCCGAAGCACGTGGCCAATATCAAGGGCCTGGTAGCCGAACAGTATTACGACGGTCTGGCCATCACGCGGGCGCAGGACAACTGGGTGGCGCAGTGGGGCGATCCGAACGAGAAAAATCCCAAGCCCATTTTGCATGCCCAGCGCACCCTGCCCGGCGAATTCACCGTGCCCTTGAAAAACGTCAAGAGCTTCACGCGCTTGCCGGACCTTGACGGCTATGCGCCGCAGGTGGGCCATTCGAACGGCTTCCCGTCCGCGCGCGATCCGAAAACCGGCACGGCCTGGCTCGCGCATTGCTACGCCACCGTGGGCGTGGGCCGCGACAGCGCCAGCGACAGCGGCGGTGGCACGGAACTGTACGCCGTCATCGGCCAGTCGCCGCGCCACCTGGACCGCGACATCACTGTCGTCGGCCGGGTGGTCTCCGGCATGCCATTGCTGTCGACCCTGCCACGGGGCGCTGGCCCCATGGGCTTTTATGACAGCCCCGAGAAAAACGTGCCGATCAAGACCATCCGCCTGGCCGCCAGCGTACCGCCAGAGCAGCGCGCAAACCTGGAAGTGATGCGCACCGACAGCGCCGCCTACCAGGCCGTGCTGGAAGCCCAGCGCCACCGAGGCGGCCCCTGGAGCAAAGTCACGGCCGGCCACGTCGACCTGTGCAACGCGCCGATACCGGTGCGGGAGGTGGCGAAGTAG
- the mutL gene encoding DNA mismatch repair endonuclease MutL, with the protein MNAPITPHRPIQALPDQLISQIAAGEVVERPSAVVKELLENALDSGATQITVRLEEGGVKRIAITDNGRGIDKEQLPLALARHATSKIASLHDLENVGTLGFRGEALASIASVAAVTLTSRTADAAHAWEIVGSHNGSVSPSSGAHGTTVDVQDLYFNTPARRKFLKSEQTEYGHCAEVVRRIALARPDVAFSLSHNGRTIDQWNISELAKRSAHILGNDFAEARLALDESAGTLRIHGFAGLPTASKARADGQFFYVNGRFVRDKLLVHAVRMAYQDVLHGDRFPSYVLALDLDPALVDVNVHPSKIEVRFRDSRSVHQFVFHAVQRALAQTSATAFGSVPAPLPAASSLGAGDAGAASGGPGIWRREQTQTSFGAQFTNTFAPASPGAARPFFAEAPGIAQDTAAYGALFGGGTATSPITQVEPYIASPEAMAREEYPLGFALAQLHGIYILAQNTKGLVLVDMHAAHERILYEQLKNALQAQVSGQDMQVQSLLIPVTFYADAIEVSTANENQETLKALGFDIAALSPTTLAVRSVPTLLKNADAQTLARDVLRDVREYGGSRVLIERQNELLGTLACHTAVRANRILSVQEMNALLRQMESTERADQCNHGRPTWVQVEINALDKLFLRGQ; encoded by the coding sequence ATGAACGCTCCCATCACGCCCCACCGCCCGATCCAGGCCCTGCCTGACCAGTTGATTTCGCAAATCGCCGCTGGCGAGGTGGTCGAGCGGCCATCGGCCGTGGTCAAGGAATTGCTGGAAAACGCACTGGACTCGGGTGCCACGCAGATCACGGTACGGCTGGAAGAAGGGGGCGTGAAACGCATCGCGATTACGGACAATGGCCGTGGCATCGACAAGGAACAGCTGCCGCTGGCCCTGGCGCGCCACGCCACTTCAAAAATCGCCTCCCTGCACGACCTGGAAAACGTGGGCACGCTGGGCTTTCGCGGCGAGGCGCTGGCATCCATCGCCTCGGTGGCCGCCGTCACCCTGACCTCGCGCACGGCGGACGCTGCCCATGCGTGGGAAATCGTCGGCTCGCACAATGGCAGCGTCTCGCCGTCGTCCGGCGCGCACGGCACCACAGTCGACGTGCAAGACCTGTATTTCAACACGCCCGCGCGGCGCAAGTTCCTCAAATCCGAACAGACGGAATACGGCCACTGCGCCGAAGTGGTGCGTCGCATCGCCCTGGCGCGGCCGGATGTGGCGTTCTCGCTGTCGCACAATGGCCGCACCATCGACCAGTGGAATATCAGCGAACTGGCCAAGCGCAGCGCCCACATCCTGGGCAATGACTTCGCCGAAGCGCGCCTGGCGCTGGACGAGTCGGCCGGCACCCTGCGCATTCACGGCTTTGCCGGCTTGCCGACGGCGTCCAAGGCGCGCGCCGACGGCCAGTTCTTTTATGTCAACGGCCGCTTCGTGCGCGACAAGCTGCTGGTGCACGCCGTGCGCATGGCCTACCAGGACGTGCTGCATGGCGACCGCTTCCCATCGTACGTGCTGGCGCTCGACCTCGATCCGGCCCTGGTCGACGTCAACGTGCACCCGTCGAAGATCGAAGTGCGATTCCGCGACAGCCGCTCCGTACACCAGTTTGTCTTCCACGCCGTGCAGCGCGCGCTGGCGCAGACCTCGGCCACGGCCTTCGGCAGCGTGCCGGCTCCCTTGCCGGCCGCTTCCAGCCTGGGTGCTGGCGACGCTGGCGCCGCCAGCGGTGGCCCCGGCATCTGGCGCCGCGAGCAGACGCAAACCTCGTTCGGCGCGCAATTTACGAACACCTTTGCGCCCGCCTCGCCCGGTGCGGCCCGTCCCTTCTTTGCCGAGGCGCCAGGCATCGCTCAGGATACGGCGGCCTATGGTGCCCTGTTCGGCGGCGGCACCGCAACGTCGCCGATCACGCAGGTCGAGCCCTACATCGCCTCGCCCGAAGCGATGGCGCGCGAAGAATACCCGCTGGGCTTTGCCCTGGCCCAGCTGCATGGCATCTACATCCTGGCGCAAAACACCAAGGGCCTGGTGCTGGTCGACATGCACGCAGCGCATGAGCGCATTCTGTACGAACAGCTGAAAAACGCGCTGCAGGCGCAAGTCTCGGGCCAGGACATGCAGGTGCAATCGCTCTTGATCCCCGTGACGTTTTACGCGGATGCCATCGAAGTGTCGACGGCAAATGAAAACCAGGAGACGTTAAAGGCGCTGGGCTTCGACATCGCCGCCCTGTCGCCCACCACCCTGGCCGTGCGTTCCGTACCGACCCTGCTGAAGAACGCCGACGCACAAACCCTGGCGCGCGACGTGCTGCGCGATGTGCGCGAATACGGCGGCTCGCGCGTGCTGATCGAGCGCCAGAACGAATTACTGGGCACTCTGGCCTGCCACACGGCCGTGCGCGCCAACCGGATCTTGTCGGTGCAGGAAATGAACGCCCTGCTGCGCCAGATGGAGAGCACGGAACGCGCCGATCAGTGCAACCATGGCAGGCCAACGTGGGTGCAGGTCGAAATTAACGCCCTCGATAAACTGTTCCTGCGCGGCCAGTAG
- the miaA gene encoding tRNA (adenosine(37)-N6)-dimethylallyltransferase MiaA — protein MQNTQHLPLAVAIMGPTASGKTASALTIAQAIPSEIISVDSALVYRGMDIGTAKPSKEELAQVPHHLIDIIDPLDAYSVAQFRNDTLRLMSEITARGKLPLLVGGTMLYFKGLADGLDDLPGADPVLRAQLEEDAAAIGWPAMHARLAQQDPITAARLAPQDAQRIGRALEIIALSGQPMSALLALREKTVLPFQLQSFALEPSDRAVLHARIATRFDIMLKNDALLDEVEQLRRRGDLHPGLPSMRCVGYRQAWEYLDGRIDRATLRETGIIATRQLAKRQLTWLRSMPERIVIDCLGLDPASAMLAQIVPLLK, from the coding sequence ATGCAAAACACTCAACACCTCCCCCTGGCCGTCGCCATCATGGGCCCCACGGCCAGCGGCAAGACGGCCAGTGCGCTGACCATCGCGCAAGCCATCCCGTCCGAGATCATTTCCGTCGATTCCGCCCTCGTCTACCGGGGCATGGATATCGGCACGGCCAAGCCGTCGAAAGAGGAACTGGCCCAGGTACCGCATCATTTGATCGACATCATCGACCCGCTGGACGCCTATTCGGTGGCGCAGTTCCGCAACGATACCCTGCGCCTGATGAGCGAAATCACGGCGCGCGGCAAGCTGCCGCTGCTGGTCGGCGGCACCATGCTGTACTTCAAGGGTCTGGCCGATGGCCTCGACGACTTGCCCGGTGCCGATCCTGTTCTGCGCGCGCAGCTGGAAGAGGACGCGGCCGCCATCGGCTGGCCCGCCATGCATGCGCGCCTGGCGCAGCAAGACCCCATCACTGCCGCGCGCCTGGCGCCGCAGGACGCGCAGCGCATCGGCCGCGCGCTGGAAATCATCGCCCTGTCCGGCCAGCCCATGTCGGCCTTGCTGGCCCTGCGCGAAAAGACCGTGCTTCCGTTCCAGTTGCAGTCGTTCGCGCTGGAACCGTCTGACCGCGCCGTGCTGCACGCACGCATCGCCACGCGCTTCGACATCATGCTGAAAAACGATGCCTTGCTCGATGAAGTGGAGCAGCTGCGCCGGCGCGGCGACCTGCATCCCGGCTTGCCCTCGATGCGCTGCGTGGGCTACCGCCAGGCCTGGGAGTACCTCGATGGCCGCATCGACCGCGCCACCTTGCGCGAGACGGGCATCATCGCCACGCGCCAGCTGGCCAAACGCCAGCTAACCTGGCTGCGCTCGATGCCGGAACGTATCGTCATCGATTGCCTGGGCTTAGACCCGGCCAGCGCCATGCTGGCACAAATCGTCCCTTTGCTAAAATAA
- a CDS encoding sigma-70 family RNA polymerase sigma factor has product MSIAQPSLQQQVQSLYSEHHGWLLGWLRKKLSCPHGAADVAQDTFVRIIASRDALFGMREPRAYLSTTAKRLLLDRARRQILERSYLAELALLADSLPGAPSPDEILMAVQALEQIATALTGVSAKARDAFLLHYLEEQPQAAVAAQLNVSTRMVQKYLVQALLACRHACPAMAA; this is encoded by the coding sequence ATGTCCATCGCCCAGCCCAGCCTGCAACAGCAAGTGCAGTCGCTCTACAGCGAGCATCACGGCTGGCTGCTCGGCTGGCTGCGCAAAAAACTCAGTTGCCCGCATGGCGCAGCCGACGTGGCGCAAGACACGTTCGTGCGCATCATCGCCTCGCGCGACGCCCTCTTCGGCATGCGCGAGCCGCGCGCCTATCTCTCCACAACGGCGAAGCGATTGCTGCTCGACCGCGCGCGCCGCCAGATACTCGAGCGCAGCTACCTGGCGGAACTGGCCCTGCTGGCCGACAGCCTGCCCGGCGCGCCCTCGCCGGACGAGATCCTGATGGCCGTGCAGGCGCTTGAGCAGATCGCCACGGCGCTGACCGGAGTATCGGCCAAGGCACGCGACGCCTTTTTGCTGCACTACCTGGAAGAACAGCCGCAGGCCGCTGTCGCGGCGCAACTGAACGTCTCCACGCGCATGGTGCAAAAATACCTGGTGCAAGCCTTGCTGGCGTGCCGCCACGCCTGCCCGGCCATGGCGGCATGA
- a CDS encoding FecR domain-containing protein, with the protein MNSPRTDVAAEQAANWIVRLSADDAAERDMAQAGFAAWKAADPLHATVAAGMENLLRQLNAVREPAGGDHRPARAALAAIAQKRPRQRLRQLAAASAVAVLVLTGALVTSERPAYLLADLRSPTGQWQTHTLADGSRLTLGSDSAVNVRFNAGERHVELVRGDILVDVAKDAQRPFIVDSKQAAIRALGTRFAVRREDGATILSMLESKVLAQVPQHPAVVVQAGQRTRITEDGVGPMQAIDAASVQEAWRARQLVVDDLPLAEVLDELARHRPGQLHYDGAQIAGIRVAAVLPLDDTDKALQLLIDNFPQLRIRMLTRYLVMVDAPASGPAKK; encoded by the coding sequence ATGAATAGCCCCCGCACCGATGTGGCAGCCGAGCAGGCCGCGAACTGGATCGTGCGCCTGAGCGCCGACGACGCGGCCGAGCGCGACATGGCGCAGGCCGGCTTCGCCGCATGGAAGGCAGCCGACCCGCTGCACGCGACAGTGGCCGCCGGCATGGAAAACCTGCTGCGTCAATTGAACGCCGTGCGCGAGCCGGCCGGCGGCGACCATAGGCCCGCGCGCGCCGCCCTGGCCGCCATCGCCCAAAAGCGTCCCCGCCAGCGTCTGCGCCAGCTGGCCGCGGCCAGCGCCGTGGCCGTGCTGGTGCTGACAGGTGCGCTGGTCACCAGTGAGCGCCCCGCCTACCTGCTGGCCGACCTGCGCAGCCCCACGGGACAATGGCAGACGCACACCCTGGCCGATGGCAGCCGCCTCACACTGGGCAGCGACAGCGCCGTCAACGTGCGTTTCAATGCGGGCGAACGGCATGTGGAGCTGGTGCGTGGCGACATCCTCGTCGATGTGGCCAAGGATGCGCAGCGCCCCTTCATCGTCGATAGCAAGCAGGCGGCGATCCGCGCGCTGGGCACGCGCTTTGCCGTGCGCAGGGAAGACGGCGCCACCATCCTGAGCATGCTGGAGTCCAAAGTCCTGGCGCAGGTTCCGCAACATCCGGCCGTCGTGGTGCAGGCGGGCCAGCGCACGCGCATCACGGAAGATGGCGTGGGCCCGATGCAAGCCATCGATGCGGCCAGCGTGCAGGAGGCGTGGCGCGCGCGCCAGCTGGTGGTCGACGACTTGCCGCTGGCCGAGGTGCTCGACGAGCTGGCCCGCCACCGACCCGGCCAGCTGCATTACGACGGGGCGCAGATAGCGGGTATTCGCGTGGCCGCCGTGCTGCCTCTGGACGACACGGACAAGGCACTGCAACTGCTGATCGACAATTTCCCGCAGCTGCGCATCCGCATGCTGACGCGCTACCTGGTGATGGTCGACGCCCCCGCCAGCGGTCCGGCCAAAAAATAA
- a CDS encoding TonB-dependent receptor → MSVQVLAVSPNTLRTRLRPLALAAMLLAGAGLQAQAIAQAVPAVASYAIPAGPLAGALNRYAQQAGVSIVIDAAKVQGLTSAGLQGSYAIEDGFAVLLRGSGYAIGKTPTGYVLVAAPASAPTAAASTASAAERTMPSITIVGQAEQGATTEGSGSYTARRITLGKGEQSMKDMPQSVSVLTRQRLDDQGITDLREAVNNVTGVVGVHGVGPGVVITARGFQIDQWQYDGVPIDRNTYALGNWGQENMVIYDRLEVLRGASSMLVGTGSPGGSVNLVRKRPTAARSVSMTARAGSWDHYGAQLDVSSPLNADGSLRGRAIVDEDDTHSFIDRVWSKNRTLYAALDYDLAPATTVGLAASHVKAHGRPTFIGLPRYADGSELPLPRSTFTGADWNRSQVEQSTVYLDLEHHFNTQWSLKASALGMNESTSSTHQRTAFAINPDGSGARYGDFSTDFDNRKRGIDAFVRGKFDGLGIAQEVVVGASYVSLTSNDRYARAWEPGADIFHINHHRPWQDFDTIAARPTGVTSTSTYDMRQKGLYGTWNGQLTSNLKALLGGRFNWYDFVYATPDGYRDTTRVAAKFTPSVGLIYALTPQWSAYASYADVFQPQTNHNVAGHTLKPITGSSYEGGIKGELLDGRVNTSLAVFRYDHKDRAVNDYAAGFACDGWYCSRASGKVRSQGLEAEVAGEVARGLQLSAGYAYTTTTYLDDPDNKGEIFSTWTPKHMLRLWSGYTLPGEWSKFSVGAGVNMQSHTVDTERTFKLAGFSIWNARLAWQATPQVALSVNVNNVFDKRYIIPAYNTTGSNNYYGDPRNVQFTLKYTPKW, encoded by the coding sequence ATGTCCGTTCAAGTCCTTGCCGTTTCCCCGAACACCCTGCGCACGCGGCTGCGCCCCCTGGCCCTGGCTGCCATGCTGCTGGCTGGCGCCGGCCTGCAGGCCCAGGCAATCGCCCAGGCCGTGCCGGCAGTCGCCAGCTATGCCATCCCCGCCGGTCCGCTGGCCGGTGCCTTGAACCGCTATGCCCAGCAGGCAGGGGTATCCATCGTCATCGACGCGGCCAAGGTGCAGGGTTTGACCAGCGCAGGCCTGCAAGGCAGCTACGCCATCGAGGACGGTTTCGCCGTGCTGCTGCGCGGCAGCGGATACGCCATCGGCAAGACGCCCACCGGCTATGTGCTGGTGGCCGCGCCGGCGTCCGCACCCACGGCGGCGGCAAGTACCGCCTCGGCGGCCGAGCGCACCATGCCCTCGATTACCATCGTTGGCCAGGCCGAACAAGGCGCCACCACGGAAGGCAGCGGCTCCTACACGGCGCGCAGAATCACCCTCGGCAAGGGCGAGCAATCGATGAAGGACATGCCGCAATCGGTCAGCGTGCTGACACGCCAGCGCCTGGACGACCAAGGCATCACGGACTTGCGCGAGGCCGTCAACAACGTCACCGGCGTGGTGGGTGTGCATGGCGTGGGCCCGGGCGTGGTGATCACGGCGCGCGGCTTCCAGATCGACCAGTGGCAGTACGACGGCGTGCCGATCGACCGCAACACCTATGCGCTGGGTAACTGGGGCCAGGAAAACATGGTGATCTACGACCGCCTGGAAGTGCTGCGCGGCGCATCGAGCATGCTCGTTGGCACGGGCAGTCCGGGCGGCTCCGTCAACCTGGTACGCAAGCGTCCGACCGCCGCGCGCAGTGTCAGCATGACGGCGCGCGCCGGCTCGTGGGACCACTATGGCGCCCAGCTCGACGTCAGCAGCCCCTTGAACGCGGATGGCAGCCTGCGCGGACGCGCCATCGTCGATGAAGACGACACCCATTCCTTCATCGACCGGGTGTGGAGCAAGAACCGCACCCTGTACGCGGCGCTCGACTATGACCTGGCGCCCGCCACCACCGTGGGCCTGGCCGCCAGCCATGTCAAGGCCCACGGCCGCCCCACGTTCATCGGCCTGCCCCGCTACGCGGACGGTAGCGAACTGCCACTGCCGCGTTCTACCTTCACGGGTGCCGACTGGAACCGCAGCCAGGTGGAGCAAAGCACCGTCTACCTGGACCTGGAACACCACTTCAATACGCAATGGAGCCTGAAAGCCTCCGCGCTGGGCATGAATGAAAGCACCAGCTCCACGCACCAGCGCACGGCCTTCGCCATCAATCCCGACGGCAGCGGCGCGCGCTATGGCGACTTTTCCACCGATTTCGACAACCGCAAGCGCGGCATCGACGCCTTCGTGCGCGGTAAATTCGACGGCCTGGGAATCGCGCAGGAAGTCGTCGTCGGCGCCAGCTATGTCAGCCTCACGTCGAACGACCGCTATGCGCGTGCGTGGGAGCCGGGCGCGGATATCTTCCATATCAACCACCATCGCCCTTGGCAGGACTTTGACACCATCGCCGCGCGCCCAACAGGCGTCACCAGCACCAGCACCTATGACATGCGCCAGAAAGGCCTGTACGGCACCTGGAACGGCCAGCTGACCAGCAATCTGAAAGCCCTGCTTGGCGGGCGCTTCAACTGGTACGACTTCGTGTATGCCACGCCGGACGGCTATCGCGACACCACCAGGGTCGCGGCCAAGTTCACGCCATCAGTGGGCCTGATCTATGCATTGACGCCGCAATGGTCGGCCTACGCCAGCTATGCGGACGTGTTCCAGCCGCAGACGAACCACAATGTGGCTGGCCATACCCTCAAACCCATCACGGGCAGCAGCTACGAGGGCGGCATCAAGGGTGAACTGCTGGACGGCCGGGTCAACACCTCGCTGGCCGTGTTCCGCTACGACCACAAGGACCGCGCCGTCAACGACTACGCTGCCGGTTTCGCCTGCGATGGCTGGTACTGCTCGCGCGCCTCGGGCAAGGTGCGCAGCCAGGGCCTGGAAGCGGAAGTGGCCGGCGAAGTGGCGCGCGGCTTGCAGCTGTCGGCCGGCTACGCCTATACGACGACGACCTATCTCGACGATCCCGATAACAAGGGCGAGATCTTCTCGACCTGGACGCCGAAGCATATGCTGCGCCTGTGGTCCGGCTATACCCTGCCCGGCGAGTGGAGCAAGTTCAGTGTCGGCGCCGGCGTGAACATGCAAAGCCATACGGTCGATACCGAGCGTACCTTCAAGCTTGCCGGCTTCTCGATCTGGAATGCGCGCCTGGCCTGGCAAGCCACGCCGCAGGTGGCCCTGTCGGTCAACGTCAACAACGTCTTCGACAAACGCTACATCATCCCGGCCTACAACACCACCGGGTCGAATAACTACTATGGCGACCCGCGCAACGTGCAGTTCACGCTGAAGTACACACCGAAGTGGTAG